The genome window TGCAACGCGGGCTTTTTCTTGTCTCAGTGAGGTCTCTTCTCTTTTGCCTCGGAGAATCCTCCCAGAAGCAAACCCTACTCAAACTTTATACGCTCATGAGCCACGGACCAGCGTGCGCTGCCGTGGCTCTTCGCGGCCTACGGATCAAGATACGGGTTTCAGATGGTCAATAATGATGGCAGCTGCCTGAAAGGTGTATGGCGCCGGGTTAATCCACATGTTGTTTTTGGTGGGCCACCCGGTGAAGTGCGCATCGTTGTATTCGTACCACAGCTCGCCGTCGAACACCGGAATGACGGGCAGGTCTTCGGCAGCGATTCGCTCCACTTTGTACAGCGCCTGCTTCTGCACCTCCAGGTTTGTGGTGGAAGCAAACGTGGCGAGCGCTTGGTCGACCTGCGGATTGCGATACTGCTCGATGTTCCAGTTGCCTTTTGAGTCCAACATGTCAAAGTAAATGGTGTACGGCGTGGGTCCTTCATTGGTCCATGACAAGGCAAGATCGTAATTGGGCTTGATGCCGACACCTGGATTGATGGAATTGTAATAAGCGTTGAACTGCTGCTGCACGACGTTGATATTGATACCAATCGGTTGCAGCTCCTGCTTGATGAGGAGCGCGTCCTCGTCCCAGTCACTCCATCCTGACACCGTCAGTAAGTTAAACGACAGTTCCTTCCCGTCTTTTTCAAAGATGCCCTGGCTGTTCCGTCGAAAGCCGGCGCGCTCGAGAATTTGAATGGCCTTTTGGTAGTTGACCGTAAACTGGCGATCCTGGCTGGGCAGATGGGGATCGAGCCAAGACATTTGAGACGGGATTAAGCTTGTCGGCACCGGCAGAACGGAGTAGTTCGTCTCTCCGATTTGTTGGATGGCCTTGCGATTGATAGCCAGATTGATGGCTTGACGAACAGCCAAGTTCGCCAACAAGGGATTATTGAAGTTTGGATAGAGTTCTACGACCCCACCAGGCGGGAAATCGTAGTGGTGATGAGCAGGATCGGCCGCCACAAAGGTTTTTTGAATATCTGGAATGTCGATGCCTGACCAGTCCACCTGACCGCTCGCGAGTGCCAGATCCGCAGCCTGATTGCTCGTGTAGGCAGGATATCGCACGTACTTCACCTTGGGCGCGCCGAGATAATAGAGGCGATTGGCCTCAAACGTGTACTGCTGTGGCGAGAAGGAGATGAGCTTCAACGGTCCGGTTCCAATCGCCTTTTGCCACGTAATCTTCACCTTTGTGGGATCGCC of Alicyclobacillus vulcanalis contains these proteins:
- a CDS encoding ABC transporter substrate-binding protein; this translates as MRRSKLWLSGVSATLVLGVAGCGTASAVHQPSGQVNAPGQGTPAAAVGSAQDTLTVITSPKGNFADNFNPFDPSTNDGTYGNIYETLFYFDNLTGKTWDLLGTSYHFANGGKTLLVQLRTNAKWTDGTPFTSKDVVFTFDELKKYPDADTNIVWSVLSSVKAISKYEVEFDFKTVDIPFAQQYVLGGTYIVPEHEWSSLGDPTKVKITWQKAIGTGPLKLISFSPQQYTFEANRLYYLGAPKVKYVRYPAYTSNQAADLALASGQVDWSGIDIPDIQKTFVAADPAHHHYDFPPGGVVELYPNFNNPLLANLAVRQAINLAINRKAIQQIGETNYSVLPVPTSLIPSQMSWLDPHLPSQDRQFTVNYQKAIQILERAGFRRNSQGIFEKDGKELSFNLLTVSGWSDWDEDALLIKQELQPIGININVVQQQFNAYYNSINPGVGIKPNYDLALSWTNEGPTPYTIYFDMLDSKGNWNIEQYRNPQVDQALATFASTTNLEVQKQALYKVERIAAEDLPVIPVFDGELWYEYNDAHFTGWPTKNNMWINPAPYTFQAAAIIIDHLKPVS